The region GTGGAGAAAACCGACGAAGAGATGATCAAGGTACGCAACCTGGGAAAGAAATCTCTGGACGAGGTGCGGGAGAAGCTGGCGTCCTTAGGCCTGGCTTTCCGCCCCTCTCCGGACGAAGAGTGAAGGAGTGTCAGAGGTGGCCCGCTATTCCAAACTGGGCCGCTCGTCGGCCCAGCGCCGGGCTCTGCTGCGGTCCCTGGTGACCGCGCTCTTCCGTGAAGAGAAGATCCGCACCACGGAGGCCCGTGCCCGGGAAGTGAGTTCCATCGCGGAAAAGCTTATCACGCGCGCCCGTGAGGGGGGTCTGGCTGCCCGGCGGGATGTGTACGCCTACCTGCTGGACGATGACGTGGCCCGCAAGGTATGCGATACCATTTCGGCCCGTTACGCTCACCAGGAGGGTGGTTACACCCGCATGGTCAGGATCGGCCCGCGCCAGGGAGACGGCGCCCCCATGGTGATCCTGGAGCTGGTGTAAAGAGGGTCGTGGAGATGGGTGCCCAGTGAGGGAGCCTCTCATCCGGGTGCTCGGGGTGAGTCACCGCTACAACCCGGGAGGAAACCGGGAAGTGGTGGCCCTGCGCGGGGTCGACCTGGAGGTGGGGCGGGGAGAGTTTCTCGCCATCATCGGGGAAAACGGCAGCGGCAAGTCCACCCTGGCCAAGCACCTGAATGCCCTGCTTGTGCCCAGCCAGGGCGAGGTCTGGGTGGACGGCATGAACACGCGGGACCCGGCCTGCCTGTGGGAGATCAGACGCCGGGTGGGGATGGTTTTCCAGAACCCCGACAACCAGCTGGTGGCCACCACGGTGGAGGAGGATGTGGCATTCGGCCCTGAGAACCTGGGGCTGCCCCCGGCCGAGATCAGGGCCCGGGTGGAC is a window of Bacillota bacterium DNA encoding:
- the rplQ gene encoding 50S ribosomal protein L17 is translated as MARYSKLGRSSAQRRALLRSLVTALFREEKIRTTEARAREVSSIAEKLITRAREGGLAARRDVYAYLLDDDVARKVCDTISARYAHQEGGYTRMVRIGPRQGDGAPMVILELV